The Pricia mediterranea genome includes a window with the following:
- a CDS encoding glycoside hydrolase family 15 protein, with translation MNNLDYGIIGNCRSAALVSKTGSIDWLCLPEFDSPSVFAKLLDDKIGGSFEILVDEDYAITQRYKDHTAILITKFSDGDNIFEVRDFMPRYHKAGGGYHAPPELVRYIRHIKGKPKFRVAYDPKLEYAIGETKTYVKHNFIASLTHAEKFDTAFLYTSFNKNAVIEGREIDLTEDGFFLLGYNEKILHPNTQKMYLELERTKVYWLNWSNNTPTYRKYNEEIHRSAVTLKLLSYDKTGAVLAAATTSLPETIGEVRNWDYRFCWIRDASMVIKVVSDLGHEKIAKRYLQFIIDLMPDKDEKLQIMYGINKEKKLTEETLDHLDGYMGSKPVRIGNAAYQQRQHDIYGILMDVIYEQLKRFSTDIENGEEIWSITKGIVWIVEKHWQEPDKGIWEFRSEDRHFTFSKVLCWTAVDRAIKVAGIMNKNHKIGKWKPLRDEIWDSIQEKAWNEEVGAYTQSYGTKHLDASVLLMESYGCVNANDERFISTVNAIGRELKHEGLLYRYKNEDDFGLPSSSFTVCTFWYINSLFKIGETEKAEAHFEELLGYSNHLGLFSEDLDFKTKRLLGNFPQAYSHLALIECAINFSKKHSEEKILESMRE, from the coding sequence ATGAATAACCTGGATTACGGAATTATTGGAAATTGTAGAAGTGCCGCCTTGGTATCAAAAACGGGAAGTATAGACTGGTTGTGTCTGCCCGAATTTGATTCGCCATCGGTCTTCGCCAAATTGTTGGACGATAAGATCGGCGGCAGTTTCGAGATATTGGTCGATGAAGATTATGCGATTACCCAACGCTATAAGGATCATACTGCCATATTGATCACAAAATTTTCGGATGGTGACAACATCTTCGAGGTACGCGACTTTATGCCGCGATACCATAAAGCGGGCGGTGGGTATCATGCTCCTCCCGAGCTTGTTAGGTATATCCGACATATTAAGGGAAAGCCTAAGTTCAGAGTGGCCTATGATCCCAAACTGGAATACGCCATCGGGGAGACCAAGACCTACGTCAAACACAATTTCATAGCCAGCCTGACACACGCCGAAAAATTCGATACCGCATTTCTTTATACTTCGTTCAATAAAAATGCCGTGATCGAAGGGCGGGAGATCGATCTGACCGAGGACGGTTTTTTCCTATTGGGATATAATGAGAAAATTCTTCACCCCAACACGCAAAAAATGTATTTGGAACTGGAGCGTACCAAGGTATATTGGTTGAACTGGAGCAACAATACGCCCACCTACAGGAAATACAACGAAGAGATCCATCGTAGCGCCGTTACCCTAAAACTATTGAGCTACGACAAGACCGGCGCGGTACTGGCCGCCGCCACGACGTCCTTGCCCGAAACCATAGGCGAGGTGCGCAATTGGGATTACCGCTTTTGCTGGATACGGGATGCCTCGATGGTGATCAAGGTCGTATCCGATCTCGGCCATGAAAAGATTGCAAAACGTTACTTGCAGTTTATCATTGACCTTATGCCCGATAAGGATGAAAAGCTGCAGATTATGTACGGAATCAATAAGGAAAAGAAACTTACCGAGGAGACCTTGGACCATCTCGACGGATACATGGGGTCCAAACCCGTGCGGATCGGCAATGCTGCCTATCAACAAAGGCAGCACGACATCTATGGGATTCTAATGGACGTCATCTACGAACAACTGAAACGGTTTAGCACCGATATCGAGAACGGCGAGGAAATCTGGAGCATTACCAAAGGCATCGTCTGGATCGTCGAGAAGCACTGGCAAGAACCCGATAAGGGCATTTGGGAATTCCGCTCCGAAGACCGGCATTTTACCTTTTCAAAGGTACTTTGCTGGACCGCCGTTGACCGGGCCATTAAGGTGGCCGGAATTATGAACAAAAACCATAAAATCGGAAAATGGAAACCTCTCCGGGACGAAATTTGGGACAGTATCCAAGAAAAGGCCTGGAACGAGGAAGTCGGGGCGTACACCCAATCCTATGGGACCAAGCACCTGGATGCCTCCGTGCTTTTGATGGAGTCTTATGGCTGTGTAAACGCCAACGACGAACGTTTTATAAGTACGGTGAACGCGATTGGCCGAGAGCTAAAACACGAGGGATTGCTGTACCGCTACAAAAACGAGGATGATTTCGGTCTGCCGTCGTCGTCATTTACCGTGTGCACCTTTTGGTATATCAACAGTCTGTTTAAAATCGGCGAAACCGAAAAGGCGGAAGCCCATTTCGAAGAGCTTTTGGGCT